aataaaaaatattcctaATAAATTTTATGAAAACTTACTTAAACAATGAAGAACTTACATTATGCGCTGAGGATTCCAATCAATTGAGTAAATGTGAAAGTCTTTTGTGGGATCAAACCAAAGATAGAATTGCACCTCACGACCTCCATTACCATTGGCATATAAATTGGTTGAGAGAATATATGGATCACCAGATAAGTTGCCCAAAAATTCCATATCAATCTCATCATGGTGTGGTCCTTGAGAACTTAGctgcatatatacatatatgtgaaattaaataatcatacaataAGTAAAAGTTCCTTAAATTATGCAATGTGTAATGTGTATGTGTAACCGTAATGGTATTAACTTGTTTTCCATAGCTATAATTGTTGCCACAATATAACAATTTGAATTGGCTACTGTCATAAATCTTACTCAATCATGTGGTTAGCTCATCGATGACAGTTGGATCAAGatcaaacaatatatatatatttcaaatttgataattttagagtttaaaatataaaaatctatTTGATTCATGCATTGTTTGATCTTGATATAAGGGTCACCGATGTGCCAATTGTGTGTATTTTTACCAAAATATAAAGATTTGCAGTGCAACATCAATTGTAATTTAAAACTATTATAAATGTGAATTAAGAGTTTGCAAATATTAGTGTAATTCTGGAACAAAGTGCATACATAATATGCAGTGACAGTGCCCGCAGAGTTTCCTGGCACAAGTTTGATTTGCATATCAAATCTTCCAAACAAATATTCATTCTTGGTACCAATGCCTGAGCCAGAATATTTATCCATTGTAAGTGTCATACAATTGCCACCATCTTGTATGTTAGCCCTTTTATCtccaaataaaatgttaaaatcaGTGTTGAAATTTCCACCAAATGCAATTGTGCTAAAGGTTAAGCATAAGCAAAGCAAGAGAAAAATAGAGTTATTGGCATATGAAGAAGCCATAATTAACTAATGTTTCACTTTGTTAAAAttgataaatttaaattttgaaaatttgtatttaaattgaAGTTTGTATTTACACAGTTGTCATAATATGTGTAAAACGCAacagattttgattaatttagtTGTCTAAAGCTCAATGTTACAATGACATCACACAAGTCAATGTTATTGTTGAAAGTTACACCTCAACTTTATTGAGGAACTAAAAAAAGGTTTTAATTAGCAAATAATTTTTAAGGCCAAAGTATTGTTTCCTCTTTAGATTTGTTTGAATGTTTAATGTTGAAAAGTTGGATTCAAGTCAAAAGCCCAAAATAGGAGCATATTATACTTGAATGAGAGGTATTATGGAATGGGGGTTCTTAGCATTAGAGGTACAGTaaacacattaaaataaaataaaactacacGTTGAGAAATCATTCtcccaaaaattattatttttacttaTATGATTACGTAAAATTTATGTTTAGCTATcacaataaaatattattagttaCTCTTAATAAGTTTAGTCGTCAAAAGTTaggagaaatataataataaaaaattaatacctGATTGATACTCTTATTTCGTCTTATTTCGGCACTTATGATATCCTAAATATTTATAGAGATTTTTGTTAACAAAGAAAATTGTAATGA
The Vicia villosa cultivar HV-30 ecotype Madison, WI linkage group LG6, Vvil1.0, whole genome shotgun sequence genome window above contains:
- the LOC131614841 gene encoding xyloglucan endotransglucosylase protein 1-like; translated protein: MASSYANNSIFLLLCLCLTFSTIAFGGNFNTDFNILFGDKRANIQDGGNCMTLTMDKYSGSGIGTKNEYLFGRFDMQIKLVPGNSAGTVTAYYLSSQGPHHDEIDMEFLGNLSGDPYILSTNLYANGNGGREVQFYLWFDPTKDFHIYSIDWNPQRIIILVDNIPIRVTHNRQNTGVAFPIRQPMKLYTTLWNGDSWATRGGQVKIDWSKAPFTAGFRNFNANACIPSPSNNCLGFNDGENKGLTGETRKKLKEIYTKLIVYDYCRDFIRFAHGLPYECHNRLTDHPDEY